A region of Myxococcus stipitatus DSM 14675 DNA encodes the following proteins:
- a CDS encoding ATP-binding protein gives MSLLSAPRTPQAPSPPTLLPLTWPAALIGLMCGVLMTYVPYEFRMAAFRPLYPYVRLLGLTYLAGSITLMGALLYPRAPRWLDLGGRALLAVAIALYWWVLSVLPGGFTGTIMYPLFFVGLLLEAWPSMRRRPILRTVVAFTGAAFGVALLSAPERFPLSVYAHLAPLRPLIGLLFTASAVGLLVPARWLPARTSNVLMLAMAVPFTLLGYALARGSSWLGASVYIVLAVSCVAQASPWRPGAPRTVGWKLLRGLAFAGLVPLLALGGLAAYLAQRAIEQQVRDDTRYAAAGEADFLRRYLDDSRESLHLLLESPGFRAALASGERERLVPYLTNLASRERTFHAALTLDERAQVLATSEGVEGWGFQAHELFPPSTLPGELPLSLPFTRPPNRPLVAVALPFELEGSHSGMLVGLLSLERLSEAATPASQRFRVQVLDRRGKQILRDTAPGAQLLGEAHLPEALDAELERPGGGVLEAFDAADRRVLTAEAPVESSPWSVVVTQELGVAYAAITRMSAAVVGLVLLGVLMALGLSQLVARDIIRRLDTLREATAALAAGDLTRRVEVEEDDELGELVRGFNDMADRTGATQEELKEAVRAREEFLSVASHELRTPLTPLKGFAALSLQRLEKTGDFPERERLLKALRSMARQTERLARLVDDLLDTARIQGGRFDLERNRVDLIPVLREVMERFELRGEGGIAFELRVPEHPVEGDWDAPRLDQVLTNLVSNAVRYSPQGGAVHVTLEEARDFILVHVRDQGIGIPPESLAGLFRPFARASNATARHYGGLGLGLFICREIVERHGGTIWAESPGPQLGSSFHVRLPRHVVPHLTDVAA, from the coding sequence ATGTCTCTACTTTCCGCTCCGCGTACACCTCAGGCGCCCTCCCCACCGACGCTGCTGCCCCTCACCTGGCCCGCCGCGCTCATCGGACTGATGTGCGGCGTGCTCATGACGTATGTGCCGTACGAGTTCCGGATGGCCGCGTTCCGGCCCCTGTACCCGTACGTCCGGCTGCTGGGGCTCACGTACCTGGCCGGAAGCATCACCTTGATGGGGGCGCTCCTGTATCCGCGCGCCCCGCGCTGGCTGGACCTGGGCGGCCGCGCGCTGCTGGCGGTGGCCATCGCCCTGTACTGGTGGGTGCTCAGCGTGCTGCCCGGCGGCTTCACGGGCACCATCATGTACCCGCTGTTCTTCGTGGGCCTGCTGCTGGAGGCTTGGCCGTCCATGCGCCGGCGCCCCATCCTGCGCACGGTGGTGGCCTTCACCGGCGCCGCGTTCGGCGTGGCGCTGCTCTCCGCCCCGGAGCGCTTCCCGCTGTCCGTCTACGCGCACCTGGCGCCGCTGCGGCCCCTCATCGGCCTGCTGTTCACCGCCAGCGCCGTGGGGTTGCTCGTGCCCGCGCGCTGGCTGCCCGCGCGGACCTCCAACGTCCTGATGCTCGCGATGGCCGTGCCCTTCACGCTGCTGGGCTATGCCCTGGCCCGAGGCTCGTCGTGGCTGGGCGCCAGCGTCTACATCGTGCTCGCGGTCTCCTGCGTGGCCCAGGCGAGCCCGTGGCGGCCCGGCGCGCCGCGCACCGTGGGGTGGAAGCTCCTGCGCGGGCTGGCCTTCGCGGGGCTGGTGCCCCTGCTGGCGCTGGGAGGGCTCGCGGCGTACCTGGCCCAGCGGGCCATCGAGCAGCAGGTGCGCGACGACACGCGCTACGCGGCCGCGGGGGAGGCGGACTTCCTGCGGCGCTACCTGGATGACTCGCGCGAGTCGCTGCACCTCTTGCTGGAGTCCCCGGGCTTCCGCGCGGCGCTGGCCAGCGGGGAGCGGGAGCGGCTGGTGCCGTACCTCACCAACCTGGCGTCGAGGGAGCGGACGTTCCACGCCGCGCTCACCCTGGACGAGCGTGCCCAGGTGCTGGCCACGTCCGAGGGCGTGGAGGGCTGGGGCTTCCAGGCCCATGAGCTGTTCCCGCCGTCCACCCTCCCTGGCGAGCTTCCCCTGTCCCTGCCCTTCACCCGCCCGCCCAACCGGCCGCTGGTGGCGGTGGCCCTGCCCTTCGAGTTGGAGGGCTCGCACAGCGGAATGCTGGTGGGCCTGTTGTCCCTGGAGCGGCTGAGCGAGGCCGCCACGCCCGCGTCCCAGCGCTTCCGCGTGCAGGTGTTGGACCGGCGCGGGAAGCAAATCCTGCGAGACACCGCCCCCGGCGCGCAGCTCCTGGGCGAGGCCCACCTGCCCGAGGCGCTGGACGCGGAGCTGGAGCGGCCCGGAGGCGGCGTGCTGGAGGCGTTCGACGCGGCGGACCGGCGCGTGCTCACGGCCGAGGCCCCCGTGGAGTCCTCCCCGTGGAGCGTGGTGGTGACGCAGGAGCTGGGGGTGGCGTACGCGGCGATCACCCGCATGAGCGCGGCGGTGGTGGGGCTGGTGCTCCTGGGCGTGCTGATGGCGCTGGGGCTCTCGCAGCTCGTCGCGCGCGACATCATCCGCCGCCTGGACACGCTGCGCGAGGCGACCGCCGCGCTGGCCGCGGGAGACCTGACCCGGCGCGTGGAGGTGGAGGAGGACGACGAGCTGGGCGAGCTGGTGCGCGGCTTCAACGACATGGCGGACCGCACCGGCGCCACGCAGGAGGAGCTGAAGGAAGCCGTGCGCGCGCGCGAGGAGTTCCTCAGCGTGGCCAGCCACGAGCTGCGCACGCCGCTGACGCCCCTCAAGGGCTTCGCCGCGCTCTCCCTCCAGCGATTGGAGAAGACGGGCGACTTCCCGGAGCGCGAGCGGCTGCTCAAGGCGCTGCGCTCCATGGCCCGGCAGACCGAGCGGCTGGCGCGGCTGGTGGATGATCTGCTCGACACCGCGCGCATCCAAGGGGGCCGCTTCGACCTGGAGCGCAACCGCGTGGACCTCATCCCCGTGCTGCGCGAGGTCATGGAGCGCTTCGAGCTGCGGGGCGAGGGAGGCATCGCCTTCGAGCTGCGCGTGCCCGAGCACCCCGTGGAGGGCGACTGGGACGCGCCCCGCCTGGACCAGGTCCTCACCAACCTGGTGAGCAACGCCGTGCGCTACTCACCGCAGGGGGGCGCCGTCCACGTGACGCTGGAGGAGGCGCGGGACTTCATCCTGGTCCACGTGAGGGACCAGGGCATTGGCATCCCGCCGGAGAGCCTGGCGGGACTGTTCCGCCCCTTCGCGCGCGCGTCCAACGCCACCGCGCGCCACTACGGGGGCCTGGGCCTGGGCCTCTTCATCTGCCGCGAAATCGTGGAGCGCCACGGCGGCACCATCTGGGCGGAGAGCCCGGGCCCTCAGCTGGGCAGCTCGTTCCACGTCCGGCTGCCTCGCCACGTCGTGCCCCACCTCACCGACGTGGCGGCCTGA
- a CDS encoding GreA/GreB family elongation factor: MSLDKQALMHQLAERLQQSDRLAHRAEAEAREAARSLATESEKKEDGRAALEFGSLATGQAHRARRVQEELQALTNFGRGPVPRFPRQGPVGLGALVDVSTEDEEGFAERTFFMLPVGAGTELTGPGGDGFLSVITPASPVGKALMGRKAGDTIEVTLAGEVREWTVLEVA; encoded by the coding sequence ATGTCACTCGACAAGCAGGCTCTGATGCACCAGCTCGCCGAGCGCCTCCAGCAGAGCGACAGGCTGGCCCACCGGGCGGAAGCCGAGGCACGCGAGGCGGCTCGCAGCCTGGCCACCGAGTCGGAGAAGAAGGAAGACGGCCGCGCCGCCCTGGAGTTCGGCAGTCTGGCCACCGGCCAGGCCCACCGCGCCCGCCGCGTGCAGGAGGAGCTCCAGGCGCTCACGAACTTCGGCCGAGGCCCCGTGCCCCGCTTTCCCCGCCAGGGCCCCGTGGGCCTGGGCGCGCTGGTGGACGTGAGCACCGAGGACGAGGAGGGCTTCGCCGAGCGCACCTTCTTCATGCTGCCCGTGGGCGCCGGCACGGAGCTCACCGGCCCCGGCGGCGACGGCTTCCTGTCCGTCATCACCCCCGCCTCCCCCGTGGGCAAGGCCCTCATGGGCCGCAAGGCGGGCGACACCATCGAAGTGACGCTGGCTGGCGAGGTGCGTGAGTGGACGGTGCTCGAGGTGGCCTGA
- a CDS encoding DMT family transporter gives MNRTAGFLIVALSGVCFGALGLFGRLAYAAGTDVPTLLFLRFTGAGVVLGCAMVALRRSLPRGRLLVNLILLGAVGYVSEAAVYFTALKYAPAGLVALLLYSFPALVALLQVFVFRERLGRLKWVAVVLALCGTALTADLRQGEVTPLGVFLGVLSAVIYALYVVFSARVAGKAGPLVSSTVILLSAGLTFGLVVLVRGPSCPTTTQGWGAVAGLAFISTVVAVLLFFVGIARIGPVNTSLVSNMEPLTAVVLSVLFLDERLSLRQVLGGALILGAAVLLARSDMPGASLRAAERAKSEETAPGAG, from the coding sequence ATGAACCGCACCGCTGGCTTCCTCATCGTGGCCCTGTCCGGGGTGTGCTTCGGCGCGCTCGGGCTTTTCGGTCGCCTCGCCTATGCGGCGGGCACGGATGTCCCCACGCTTCTCTTCCTGCGCTTCACGGGGGCGGGCGTGGTGCTGGGATGCGCCATGGTGGCGCTGCGCCGGTCGCTGCCCAGGGGGCGGCTGCTCGTGAACCTCATCCTGCTGGGCGCGGTGGGGTACGTGAGTGAGGCGGCGGTCTACTTCACCGCGCTGAAGTACGCGCCCGCGGGGCTGGTGGCGCTGCTGCTGTACTCCTTCCCCGCGCTGGTGGCGCTGCTCCAGGTGTTCGTCTTCCGCGAGCGCCTGGGCCGGCTCAAGTGGGTGGCGGTGGTGCTGGCCCTGTGCGGCACGGCGCTGACGGCGGACCTGCGGCAGGGCGAGGTGACGCCGCTGGGCGTCTTCCTGGGGGTGTTGTCCGCGGTCATCTACGCCCTCTACGTCGTCTTCAGCGCGAGGGTGGCGGGAAAGGCGGGGCCGCTCGTCTCCAGCACCGTCATCCTCTTGTCCGCGGGGCTCACCTTCGGCCTCGTGGTGTTGGTGCGGGGGCCGTCCTGCCCCACGACGACGCAGGGCTGGGGGGCAGTGGCGGGACTGGCCTTCATCTCCACCGTCGTCGCCGTGCTCCTCTTCTTCGTGGGCATCGCGCGCATCGGCCCGGTGAACACGTCGCTGGTGTCCAACATGGAGCCGCTGACGGCGGTGGTGCTGAGCGTGCTCTTCCTGGATGAGCGGCTCAGCCTGCGTCAGGTGCTGGGCGGCGCGCTCATCCTCGGCGCCGCCGTGCTGCTGGCCCGCTCCGACATGCCCGGCGCGAGCCTCCGGGCCGCCGAGCGCGCGAAGTCCGAGGAGACCGCTCCGGGAGCGGGGTGA
- a CDS encoding alpha/beta fold hydrolase, whose amino-acid sequence MKMLLAALLTLPLLACGPASEPEPTAAPSDAQTAEQSSELSSAKPRERSVRLRTGVTLRYVEQGSRHGPAVVFLHGYTDSHHTWDLNLSLFSRDFHIYALDQRGHGDSTRPACCYTQQFFAADVAAFLDAVGERRAIIVGHSMGSFVAQQVALDYPRRVEGLVLVGSAPTVSGNEVALFLKSVVDEQVGTVDPAFVRDFQSSTFVRPVPASYLDTLVSESLKLPARVWQDTLDGLIAEDHSARLGSIRVPVLVVGGDQDGFFPVAQQQALVDALPDARYILYPDTGHAPHAELPQTFVRDVSHFLRRVTR is encoded by the coding sequence ATGAAGATGCTTCTGGCCGCCCTGCTGACGCTGCCCCTGCTCGCCTGTGGCCCCGCTTCCGAGCCCGAGCCCACGGCGGCGCCGTCGGATGCGCAGACCGCGGAGCAGTCCAGTGAGCTGTCGTCCGCGAAGCCTCGCGAGCGCTCCGTCCGCCTGCGCACGGGGGTGACGCTGCGCTATGTCGAGCAGGGCTCGCGCCACGGTCCCGCCGTCGTCTTCCTCCACGGCTACACCGACTCGCACCACACCTGGGACTTGAACCTGTCGCTCTTCTCGCGCGACTTCCACATCTACGCGCTGGACCAGCGTGGTCATGGTGACTCGACGCGCCCCGCGTGTTGTTACACGCAGCAGTTCTTCGCCGCGGACGTGGCGGCCTTCCTGGACGCGGTGGGGGAGCGGCGCGCCATCATCGTGGGCCACTCCATGGGCAGCTTCGTCGCGCAGCAGGTGGCGCTGGACTACCCGCGCCGCGTGGAGGGCCTGGTGCTGGTCGGCTCGGCGCCCACCGTCTCGGGCAACGAGGTGGCCCTGTTCCTCAAGTCGGTCGTCGATGAGCAGGTGGGCACCGTCGACCCGGCCTTCGTGCGCGACTTCCAGTCGAGCACCTTCGTGCGCCCCGTGCCCGCGTCGTATCTGGACACGCTCGTCTCGGAGAGCCTGAAGCTCCCCGCGCGCGTGTGGCAGGACACGCTCGATGGGCTGATTGCGGAGGACCACTCCGCGCGCCTCGGCTCCATCCGCGTGCCCGTGCTGGTGGTGGGCGGAGACCAGGACGGCTTCTTCCCCGTCGCGCAGCAGCAGGCGCTCGTCGATGCGCTGCCCGACGCGCGCTACATCCTCTACCCGGACACGGGCCATGCGCCCCACGCGGAATTGCCCCAGACCTTCGTGCGCGACGTCAGCCACTTCCTGCGGCGCGTGACGCGCTAG
- a CDS encoding rhodanese-like domain-containing protein, whose protein sequence is MTPQELSQKARQLVAEGAVLLDVRTPAEFQQGHPEAARNIPVQELPQRLKEVGPPGTSVVVYCAAGGRSAVAAQLLRSNGFPDVFDLRSVNNW, encoded by the coding sequence ATGACGCCCCAGGAACTGTCCCAGAAGGCCCGGCAGCTCGTCGCGGAAGGCGCGGTGCTGCTGGATGTGCGCACGCCCGCCGAGTTTCAGCAGGGCCACCCGGAGGCCGCCCGCAACATCCCCGTGCAGGAATTGCCCCAGCGCCTGAAGGAGGTGGGCCCGCCCGGCACGAGCGTGGTGGTGTACTGCGCCGCCGGAGGCCGCAGCGCGGTGGCCGCACAGCTTTTGCGCTCCAACGGTTTTCCGGACGTCTTCGACCTGCGCTCCGTGAACAACTGGTAG